From Penicillium psychrofluorescens genome assembly, chromosome: 6, one genomic window encodes:
- a CDS encoding uncharacterized protein (ID:PFLUO_009066-T1.cds;~source:funannotate) produces MPSTPPETSAPQPHHVGEHWSAGNPIPTVQKFVEHLDANKKDRDQKIDADNRAREQQAKQNKKQGKNGGQQQSGDVMEHQPRQAPKSETRTVTDPTTGKDIGVQDLDRSAMEPVKDPRLTVPNANLGRPTDHQTSPDQDLDKYREEQDITAPPDPIAEGTTSDVPIRGEKTNILFHPTPTISFKPMFEQLEKRAMALCIAIPFAIIVLGRVFGGSLWGLIPLAACIATGVWMWVQEVIRSGREMEWSSEKLRGQTATANLLPESVEWMNSFLGVVWGLVNPDMLSPVADTIEDIMQASAPGVVENVRIAEIDQGSNPIRILSMRSLPDNHVDHMKDNIRDQNLKNKDPQEAAAAEEGGDYYNMEAAFAYHAMPTGQSASSKARNMHMQLVFYLGIRGLFGVPFPVFVELIELVGTVRLRFQLMPEPPFMKEVTFSLVGVPHVRAGCMPMLRKGVNILNLPLISNFVNYSIAAASAMFAAPKSMTMDLSMMLKGDDISKDTLALGVMWVRIHRAVGLSKQDARGSDGGGSDPYINLSFSKYGKPMYCTRVITDDLNPMWEETAALLVTPELIKANENLSVELWDSDRNSADDIVGKVELPIREMLQHPSRMFPQVSKLQGMDQGSEMPGQLHWEVGYFGKPKIRPELRTDGKNKDLPENMKGDPTFEDEKGTITNDEEDAVMHTPPDPIWPSGILHVVVHQIVNLQLANISGSDGNRKGKEYEPAKPFGENTEEQGGNLPTSYCKIMVNDELVYRTRAKAVSSKPIFNAGTERFVRDWRSAVVTVTVRDHRYREHDPILGVVPLKLSDVFQTSSQKTRWYPLDGGIGFGRIRISLLFRHVETKLPPQMLGWEVGTFEFSSDKIVAKDYGHMAKIKMRTGGSVGKIARHVCHMDGNDATYDTSDVSYRDSLRMPVKHRYRSPVVFEIHLAGKRGAAAYAVLWLQHLVDNEDTDIDLPIWTTKKGARLTQNYVTEANWRAKEAPGLEDLTEVGRLQFKCRFSPGIDESHERFVVDNDSRETFETWEACMSQGVRSRSVSIEVPPEVQEKHDQSLIDNRDVLKRADSGERRRWIDREGHDWSGAFGEDPRAYTDSAGRKVAEPGKDAPRHDPITPPPLKGQPSQMENGKDGDRAPENGDDTSVGESEEAERKSLSSDYSNDNGPSTISTKSIGGATASSSASARSPTDVNKVNKRSEQRQQRGLMQWKPARNALFAKDEAKFALAKLKKKVGAGGLTGREPDVETET; encoded by the exons ATGCCCTCCACTCCCCCGGAAACCAGCGCACCGCAGCCGCACCATGTCGGCGAGCATTGGAGCGCGGGCAACCCCATTCCGACGGTGCAAAAGTTCGTCGAGCATCTCGACGCCAACAAAAAAGACCGAGACCAGAAGATTGACGCGGACAACCGCGCGAGGGAACAGCAAGCCAAGCAGAACAAAAAACAGGGCAAAAATGGCGGCCAGCAGCAATCGGGCGATGTGATGGAGCATCAGCCGCGCCAAGCTCCCAAATCCGAGACGCGCACCGTCACAGATCCAACTACCGGCAAAGACATCGGCGTCCAGGATCTGGACAGGAGCGCCATGGAACCGGTCAAGGATCCCAGGCTGACAGTCCCCAATGCCAATCTGGGGCGACCGACCGATCATCAAACGAGCCCCGATCAGGATCTGGACAAGTAtagagaagagcaagataTCACGGCGCCGCCGGATCCCATAGCAGAGGGCACCACGTCTGATGTCCCCATTCGCGGCGAGAAGACGAATATCCTCTTCCACCCCACGCCGACCATCTCGTTCAAACCAATGTTTGAACAATTGGAAAAGCGCGCCATGGCTCTGTGCATTGCCATTCCATTTGCGATCATCGTGCTTGGGCGGGTCTTCGGCGGCTCCCTCTGGGGTCTGATCCCACTGGCCGCATGCATTGCAACGGGCGTGTGGATGTGGGTGCAGGAGGTCATCCGGAGTGGTCGAGAAATGGAGTGGAGCAGCGAGAAGCTTCGTGGGCAGACG GCCACTGCCAATCTCCTGCCTGAATCCGTGGAGTGGATGAACAGTTTCCTTGGCGTCGTCTGGGGCCTGGTCAATCCGGATATGCTGAGTCCCGTCGCGGACACCATCGAAGATATCATGCAGGCCTCGGCACCCGGTGTGGTGGAGAATGTTCGCATTGCTGAAATTGACCAAGGGAGCAACCCAATCCGGATTCTCAGCATGCGTTCTCTTCCGGACAACCATGTAGACCACATGAAGGATAATATCCGCGACcagaacctgaagaacaaaGATCCCCAGGAagctgccgccgccgaggaaggTGGTGACTATTACAACATGGAAGCCGCATTCGCCTACCATGCGATGCCTACGGGCCAGTCTGCCTCGTCCAAGGCACGCAATATGCACATGCAGCTGGTTTTCTACCTGGGTATCCGAGGACTGTTCGGCGTGCCGTTCCCTGTGTTCGTCGAGCTGATCGAGTTGGTCGGTACCGTTCGCCTGCGATTTCAGCTGATGCCCGAGCCCCCGTTTATGAAAGAGGTTACTTTCAGCTTGGTTGGGGTCCCACATGTGCGTGCCGGCTGTATGCCTATGCTTCGAAAGGGAGTCAATATCCTCAATCTGCCATTGATCTCCAATTTCGTCAACTATTCCATCGCCGCGGCCAGTGCTATGTTTGCAGCCCCCAAGTCCATGACGATGGATCTTTCTATGATGCTCAAGGGCGACGACATTAGCAAGGACACTCTGGCGCTGGGTGTCATGTGGGTTCGCATCCACCGTGCAGTCGGCTTGAGCAAGCAGGACGCCCGTGGTAGTGATGGTGGCGGCAGTGACCCATACATCAACCTGTCCTTCTCGAAGTACGGGAAGCCCATGTACTGCACACGCGTGATCACCGACGACCTGAACCCGATGTGGGAGGAAACGGCCGCGCTACTCGTGACGCCGGAGTTGATCAAGGCAAACGAGAACCTCAGCGTCGAGCTGTGGGACTCGGACCGGAACTCTGCCGACGACATTGTTGGCAAAGTCGAGCTGCCAATCCGGGAAATGCTCCAGCACCCGAGTCGGATGTTTCCCCAGGTGTCTAAGCTGCAGGGCATGGATCAAGGTAGCGAGATGCCGGGCCAGCTCCACTGGGAGGTTGGATATTTCGGCAAACCGAAGATTCGTCCGGAGCTGCGGACCGATGGGAAGAACAAGGATCTGCCTGAGAATATGAAGGGCGATCCTACctttgaggatgagaagggGACGATCACcaacgacgaagaggacgcCGTCATGCACACCCCCCCGGATCCCATCTGGCCCAGCGGTATTCTCCACGTCGTGGTGCATCAGATCGTCAATCTCCAACTGGCAAATATCAGTGGCAGCGATGGAAACCGCAAGGGCAAGGAGTACGAGCCCGCTAAACCGTTTGGCGAGAATACTGAGGAACAGGGCGGGAACCTCCCAACGAGTTACTGCAAGATAATGGTGAATGATGAATTG GTCTACCGTACCCGCGCTAAAGCAGTGAGCTCCAAGCCGATCTTTAATGCAGGAACCGAGCGGTTCGTCCGTGACTGGAGGTCAGCCGTCGTCACGGTCACCGTGCGTGACCACCGCTATCGCGAGCACGACCCCATCCTCGGCGTGGTCCCACTGAAGTTGTCCGATGTCTTCCAGACCAGCTCGCAAAAGACGCGGTGGTATCCCCTCGACGGAGGCATTGGATTCGGTCGCATCCGCATCTCGCTTCTCTTCCGTCACGTCGAGACCAAACTGCCCCCCCAAATGCTGGGTTGGGAAGTCGGGACGTTCGAGTTTTCGTCCGACAAGATCGTCGCGAAGGACTACGGCCACATggccaagatcaagatgcGTACTGGCGGCAGTGTCGGCAAGATCGCCCGGCACGTCTGCCACATGGACGGCAACGATGCGACCTACGATACCTCGGACGTGAGCTACCGCGACTCGCTGCGTATGCCTGTCAAGCACCGATACCGTTCCCCGGTGGTCTTCGAGATCCATCTTGCCGGAAAACGCGGCGCGGCAGCCTATGCCGTCCTGTGGCTGCAGCACCTAGTCGACAACGAAGACACCGACATCGACCTCCCGATCTGGACCACCAAGAAGGGCGCCCGCCTGACGCAGAACTACGTGACGGAAGCAAACTGGCGCGCCAAGGAAGCACCCGGCCTAGAAGACCTCACCGAAGTCGGGCGTCTGCAGTTCAAGTGCCGCTTCTCGCCAGGCATTGACGAGTCGCACGAAcgcttcgtcgtcgacaaCGACTCGCGCGAGACCTTCGAGACCTGGGAAGCATGCATGTCGCAGGGCGTGCGATCGCGCAGCGTCTCCATCGAAGTTCCACCAGAAGTGCAAGAGAAGCACGACCAGTCCCTGATCGACAACCGCGACGTGCTGAAGCGCGCCGATTCCGGCGAgcgccgccgctggatcGACCGCGAAGGCCATGATTGGAGTGGCGCGTTCGGCGAAGACCCGCGCGCGTACACGGACTCCGCGGGCCGCAAAGTCGCCGAACCAGGCAAGGACGCTCCGCGACacgacccgatcaccccgCCCCCGCTGAAGGGCCAGCCCTCGCAGATGGAGAACGGGAAGGACGGGGACCGCGCGCCGGAAAACGGGGATGACACCTCTGTCGGCGAGTCGGAGGAAGCCGAGCGGAAGTCTCTGTCATCGGACTATAGCAACGATAACGGTCCGTCAACTATCAGTACGAAGAGCATCGGTGGTGCGACGGCGTCGTCCTCTGCCAGCGCGAGAAGCCCGACTGACGTCAACAAGGTGAATAAGCGCAGCGAGCAGAGACAGCAGCGTGGGCTGATGCAGTGGAAACCGGCTAGGAATGCGCTCTTCGCGAAGGATGAGGCCAAGTTCGCGCTGGcaaagctgaagaagaaggttggCGCGGGTGGTTTGACGGGGAGGGAGCCGGATGTCGAGACGGAGACTTAG
- a CDS encoding uncharacterized protein (ID:PFLUO_009067-T1.cds;~source:funannotate): protein MSTPEESPAQRAARLRRERRETKIRDGGAQRLDKITSIGGRVPQPHDESSPTPRSTAASASPSPAPPSQPSPSPQPDMQSAESLRAQQEAFRALLRQSAPEPGQGQGQQQPDNMQEDPTLKLLNSLLGAMPGDPNAAAPPGAPPPPPGQQPPGLSPADIASALGVPPYLASMLGGKQPPTEQEQKRQQVLKALHVLFSVVVSVYMLVVIGTSVATFGYPPPKPATAQNPWTMFLTGELLLSGGRVLLAGKQGGLGMAVQLARDVIRDGSLVLFVLGMGTWYHSEWQTAAVS, encoded by the exons ATGTCAACCCCGGAGGAATCTCCCGCCCAACGAGCTGCGCGCCTGCGCCGAGAGCGCCGCGAGACCAAGATCAGGGATGGAGGAGCACAGCGTCTGGACAAAATCACCAGCATCGGCGGACGGGTACCCCAGC cccatgatgaatcCTCTCCAACGCCCCGGTCTACTGCCGCCAGCGCATCCCCATCTCCCGCGCCTCCATCCCAACCTTCGCCCTCCCCCCAACCAGACATGCAGTCTGCAGAGAGCCTCCGCGCCCAGCAGGAAGCCTTCCGCGCCTTGCTCCGCCAATCTGCCCCCGAGCCaggccagggccagggccagcAACAGCCGGACAACATGCAAGAAGACCCTACCTTGAAACTCCTCAattccctcctcggcgccatGCCCGGCGATCCCAACGCCGCCGCTCCTCCCGGCGCACCTCCCCCACCCCCCGGGCAACAACCACCAGGCCTCTCACCGGCCGACATCGCCTCCGCGCTCGGAGTCCCGCCCTACCTGGCCAGTATGCTAGGCGGCAAGCAGCCGCCGacggagcaggagcagaagcgACAGCAGGTGCTCAAGGCGCTGCATGTTCTCTTCTCGGTCGTGGTGTCGGTGTACATGCTCGTCGTGATTGGGACGTCGGTTGCTACCTTTGGATatccgccgccgaagcccgcGACGGCTCAGAATCCCTGGACCATGTTTCTTACGGGGGAATTGCTGCTCTCCGGTGGGAGGGTCTTGCTTGCTGGGAAACAGGGCGGTCTCGGTATGGCGGTGCAGCTGGCTCGGGATGTTATCCGCGATGGAAGTCTGGTTCTGTTTGTGCTTGGCATGGGCACTTGGTATCATAGTGAGTGGCAGACTGCTGCTGTGTCCTAG
- a CDS encoding uncharacterized protein (ID:PFLUO_009068-T1.cds;~source:funannotate), producing MPDPGESILDIDASDNWLDEQSSLNWSSLNDFYFSKGEKRLPSGFETFSPVLGHLHGVPEHTEDGGIGQEQCINQTEPLAERKESKQFVRKGARVLREWFFQNQTHPYPSEAEKTQLSYETGFSAKRISTWFANARRRQKQKLQTSTVHADSHFRAGSPMVTSTLASMLTPMERWQASPPEDEPVSKSVIQDAIASESMEAPLDMLDPFSIDESAMDLFHFEDSSSHLPSSASSFGSRASETSASDSVSSAWSYHSSGGEGGLLPFPLIPKRNTTRRQRHTHRASASNNGHQYQCTFCTQSFRKRHDWTRHEKSVHLPLDFWICTPSLDEIHRRLETETESQSQPSSCPFCALPSPTPAHLEEHEFAVCAEKPIAERSFSRKDYLWQHLRKFHGCTMPPVPDLDVWRSSGGIVRSRCGFCDCALPSWRARAEHLSEHFRNGARMEQWVGDWGLDAMAMGVLMNVVLPAQRGQADSSA from the exons CCAAAGGAGAAAAGCGTCTTCCATCTGGCTTCGAAACCTTCTCCCCCGTGCTAGGCCATCTGCACGGCGTGCCCGAGCACACAGAAGATGGA GGTATTGGACAAGAACAATGCATCAACCAGACAGAGCCCCTCGCAGAACGCAAAGAATCGAAGCAGTTTGTCCGAAAAGGCGCGCGCGTGCTACGGGAATGgttcttccagaaccaaaCGCACCCGTATCCCAGCGAAGCCGAAAAGACACAACTGTCTTATGAAACGGGATTCTCCGCGAAACGCATCTCAACGTGGTTCGCCAATGCGCGCCGGCGACAGAAGCAGAAACTGCAGACGTCGACCGTCCACGCAGACTCGCATTTTCGAGCCGGCTCTCCCATGGTCACGAGTACATTGGCTTCTATGTTGACTCCGATGGAACGCTGGCAGGCGTCTCCGCCGGAGGATGAGCCGGTTTCCAAGTCTGTTATCCAGGATGCTATTGCTTCGGAGTCGATGGAGGCTCCGCTGGACATGCTGGACCCGTTCTCTATCGATGAGTCTGCAATGGATCTGTTCCATTTCGAGGATTCGTCTTCTCATTTaccctcctcggcctccagcTTTGGGAGTAGGGCGTCCGAGACATCAGCATCGGACAGTGTCTCGTCAGCATGGAGCTATCACTCCtctggaggagaagggggcTTACTACCGTTCCCACTCATCCCGAAGAGAAACACAACACGCCGGCAACGACATACCCACCGAGCATCGGCATCCAACAATGGGCACCAATATCAATGCACATTCTGCACACAATCCTTCCGCAAGCGCCACGACTGGACCCGGCACGAGAAAAGCGTGCACCTCCCACTCGACTTCTGGATCTGCACGCCCTCTCTCGACGAGATACACCGGCGCCTGGAAACGGAAACCGAATCCCAATCACAACCAAGCTCGTGCCCGTTCTGCGCACTCCCATCCCCCACCCCTGCCCATTTGGAAGAACATGAGTTCGCCGTGTGCGCGGAGAAACCCATCGCAGAGCGCTCGTTCAGCCGGAAGGACTACCTGTGGCAACATCTGCGCAAGTTCCACGGGTGTACGATGCCGCCCGTTCCTGATCTGGATGTGTGGCGCAGTAGCGGTGGTATTGTCCGCAGTCGGTGTGGGTTTTGTGACTGTGCGTTGCCGAGTTGGCGGGCGAGGGCTGAACATTTGTCGGAGCATTTTAGGAATGGGGCGAGGATGGAGCAGTGGGTGGGTGATTGGGGACTGGAtgcgatggcgatgggtgTTTTGATGAATGTGGTTTTGCCTGCTCAGAGGGGACAGGCTGATTCCTCTGCTTGA